CCGGTGAACAGGAAGTGCGTGCATGGACTTTCCGTCAAGGGATTAAAGCACCTCAGGCAGCAGGGATTATCCATACTGATTTTGAACGAGGATTCATACGGGCCGAGACGGTATCTTATGATGACTTAGTGGATGCCGGCAATATGGTAACAGCAAAAGAAAGAGGCAAGGTTAGACTGGAAGGAAAAGAATATATTGTAAAAGACGGCGATGTGATTCATTTCCGGTTTAATGTATAAATGTGTTCTTCCCGATAAAGCGGGTAATAAAAATAAAAGTAAATCAGGTTCTCTCGAAAAGCTTGTCATAACATAAATTATTTGGTATAATACTGCATTGTGAGTAATTAGACAATTATTCCTTGCTCTTATATCCTGTATTCATTCGGAATGCAAGGAGAACGGAGCCGCTAAGACCAAAAGGAGGTGTAACGGATGAGAAAATACGAAATTATGTACATCATCCGCCCAGATATCGAGGAGGAAGCGCAAACTGCTTTAGTTGAGCGTTTCAACAAAATCCTTACTGATAATGGAGCGGAAATCGAAAAAGTTGATGAAAAAGGCAAGAAACGTCTTGCATATGAAATCAATGATTATCGTGATGGATATTATGTTGTAATCAATTTCCAAAGTGATGAAACTGCAATCAATGAGTTTGATCGTCAAGCGAAATTCAATGATGATATTATTCGCCATATGGCTATTCGAGATGAAAAATAATAAGGAGTGGTTCTGATGTTAAATCGTGTCGTGTTGGTTGGCAGATTAACGAGGGATCCTGATTTACGCTATACTCCAAATGGTGTGGCAGTAGCCAACTTTAATATTGCTGTTAATCGACCTTTTTCAAATCAACAGGGAGAACGTGAAGCAGATTTTATTAACTGTGTCGTTTGGCGCAGACCTGCTGAAAACCTGGCAAACTATATGAAAAAGGGAAGCATGATTGGCGTCGATGGACGTGTACAAACACGTAATTTTGAAGGCCAGGATGGCAAACGGGTTTATGTAACAGAAATTGTTGCAGATAGTGTCCAATTCCTGGAAACCAAAGGCTCTCAGGGCGGCGGACAATATCAATCTGATGGATACCAGAATAATCAGAACCAATATCAACAAAATCCATTTTCATCAAATCAAAATCAAGGGTTTAATCAAAACCAAAATCAAAATCAGGAAGATCCATTTAAAAATAATGGAGAACCGATTGATATATCAGATGATGATTTACCGTTTTAAATCATTATCCAACTAACTTTAATGAAAAGGAGTGTATTCACATGGCAGCTCGTCGCGGACGCGCAAAGCGTAAAAAAGTGTGTTATTTCACAGCAAATGGAATTACACACATCGATTATAAAGATGTAGATTTGCTGAGACGTTTCGTTTCTGAACGTGGAAAAATTCTTCCTCGTCGTGTAACAGGAACTTCTGCAAAATATCAACGTAAATTAACCATTGCAATCAAACGTGCTCGTCAAATGGCTTTATTGCCTTACGTAGCAGACTGATTTATAAAACCCTCCAGTTCAAAAGAACTGGAGGGTTTTATTATGGCTTTAAAAGCGATAAATAGCTTATTGATCTTATTGAAAGGTATTGTGCTCCACAGAACTTCTATAGAATGACGTTTGGCTTATCCCAACAAAAGGCCTGCTCTAAGTACAGGATATAATACCTTGCACTTAAAGCAGGCCGATGAACCTGTTCCATTCCATTTTAGAAATTTACCACACCAATTAGAACGGCACATAATAATAGTACAACACTGAAGCCCCATAACCAGAAGAAAGAGTATTTAATATGTTTCCCCATGTTGGCAGAAGCGAGTCCGACGCCTAACCATAATGCCGGGGAGAAAGGACTGACAAATGTACCAATAATATTTCCAATCATCATCGAGTGAGCAGTGGATATCGAAGCGATGCCTTGTGTACTGGCAATTTGATCAACGATTGGCAGTAATGCGAAATAATAAGCATCGGTGCTGGTTAATAAATCTAATGGCACCCCGATTATTCCAACAATAATATGAATAAATGGAATAACAAAAGACGGCATAATTGCTACTGCTGCTAATGCAATTTGTTCCAGCATGCCGGAACCATTGAGAACACCAAGAAAGACACCCGCTGACAGAATAACTGCTGCCATCATTAGAGCATTTGGAGCATGCACTTTTACACGGTTCATTTGATTATCAACGCCTTGATAATTCAATGGCAAGGCAATTGCTACACCAATCATAAATGCGTATTGAGGTTCCAGCAGACCAGCCATCATGGTACCTAACACAAGAACGGTCAAAAGAAGGTTTGCCCAGTTTCTACCTTTTATATCCCGTGGCTGTTCTTTCGCTGCAGCCATTTCCTCGTGCTGTCTTTGGGTAAAATTATCAGCAATAGCACGAATGTTCACTTCGTCCTTTTTGGTAATTTCCCCAGTTGCCATTTTTTTATCGATTCTCTTTTTTTCACGAAATCCAAGAAGAGCCGCTAATGTCAGAATAAGTACAATTCCAATTCCTTGTATAGGAATAAGCGGTAAGTAAAATTCAATTAGATCTATATTAATAGCAGTTGAAGCCCGTGCAGAAGGGCCGCCCCACGGTACCATATTGATTACGCTGGCACTTAATGCAACTAATAGAAGCAACAAATAACGACTCATATGTAATTCCTTATACAGAGGAAGTAACGCAGGGATACAAAGAAGGAAAGTAGATGCACCGGCTCCATCCAGTTGTGCAATCATTCCGATAGCTGCTGTAGCCATGGCTACAATGATGACATTTCCTTTTGTTATTAAAATCATAAAACGTATAAATGGATTAAATAATCCGCTGTCTTGCATAATTCCAAAAAAGATAATGGCGAAAATGAACATGATAACGACGCCCATTACCCGGTCGGAACCATCTGCCAGGAATTTTGAAAGATCCCCAAAATTAAATCCCGCTAAAAATGCCCCGATGATAGGAATAATCGTCATCCCGACAATAGGACTAATTTTACTTGCTATAAGCAGACCAACAATTGAAAAGATAATGAATAGACCAACAATTGTCAGCCAAACTGAAACATCTTCCATAATAAACTCCTTTTCTTTGCAAACATTTTACAAAAATGTTGAAAAAACCCAATTAATACTATAAAACGTTTACAAGGTAAATTCAATCACTCTTTTTCTAAGCTCTGGCTTGGT
The nucleotide sequence above comes from Oceanobacillus timonensis. Encoded proteins:
- the rpsF gene encoding 30S ribosomal protein S6, translating into MRKYEIMYIIRPDIEEEAQTALVERFNKILTDNGAEIEKVDEKGKKRLAYEINDYRDGYYVVINFQSDETAINEFDRQAKFNDDIIRHMAIRDEK
- the ssb gene encoding single-stranded DNA-binding protein, giving the protein MLNRVVLVGRLTRDPDLRYTPNGVAVANFNIAVNRPFSNQQGEREADFINCVVWRRPAENLANYMKKGSMIGVDGRVQTRNFEGQDGKRVYVTEIVADSVQFLETKGSQGGGQYQSDGYQNNQNQYQQNPFSSNQNQGFNQNQNQNQEDPFKNNGEPIDISDDDLPF
- the rpsR gene encoding 30S ribosomal protein S18; translated protein: MAARRGRAKRKKVCYFTANGITHIDYKDVDLLRRFVSERGKILPRRVTGTSAKYQRKLTIAIKRARQMALLPYVAD
- a CDS encoding CitMHS family transporter, with protein sequence MEDVSVWLTIVGLFIIFSIVGLLIASKISPIVGMTIIPIIGAFLAGFNFGDLSKFLADGSDRVMGVVIMFIFAIIFFGIMQDSGLFNPFIRFMILITKGNVIIVAMATAAIGMIAQLDGAGASTFLLCIPALLPLYKELHMSRYLLLLLVALSASVINMVPWGGPSARASTAINIDLIEFYLPLIPIQGIGIVLILTLAALLGFREKKRIDKKMATGEITKKDEVNIRAIADNFTQRQHEEMAAAKEQPRDIKGRNWANLLLTVLVLGTMMAGLLEPQYAFMIGVAIALPLNYQGVDNQMNRVKVHAPNALMMAAVILSAGVFLGVLNGSGMLEQIALAAVAIMPSFVIPFIHIIVGIIGVPLDLLTSTDAYYFALLPIVDQIASTQGIASISTAHSMMIGNIIGTFVSPFSPALWLGVGLASANMGKHIKYSFFWLWGFSVVLLLCAVLIGVVNF